The following coding sequences lie in one Tachysurus fulvidraco isolate hzauxx_2018 chromosome 19, HZAU_PFXX_2.0, whole genome shotgun sequence genomic window:
- the LOC113663777 gene encoding histone H2B: MPEPAKTAPKKGSKKAVTKTAGKGGKKRRKTRKESYAIYVYKVLKQVHPDTGISSKAMGIMNSFVNDIFERIAGESSRLAHYNKRSTITSREIQTAVRLLLPGELAKHAVSEGTKAVTKYTSSK, encoded by the coding sequence ATGCCTGAACCAGCTAAGACCGCGCCCAAGAAGGGATCCAAGAAAGCCGTGACCAAGACGGCAGGGAAAGGCGGCAAGAAGCGCAGAAAGACCAGGAAGGAGAGTTATGCCATCTACGTGTACAAAGTCCTGAAGCAGGTTCACCCTGATACCGGGATCTCCTCTAAGGCCATGGGCATCATGAACTCGTTCGTCAACGACATTTTTGAGCGCATCGCCGGTGAGTCTTCTCGTCTGGCTCACTACAACAAGCgctccaccatcacctctaGGGAGATCCAGACTGCCGTGCGTCTGTTGCTTCCCGGAGAGTTGGCCAAGCACGCCGTGTCTGAGGGCACAAAGGCCGTCACCAAGTACACCAGCTCCAAGTAA
- the LOC113663811 gene encoding histone H2B-like, with amino-acid sequence MPEPAKTAPKKRSKKAVTKTAGKGGKKRRKTRKESYAIYVYKVLKQVHPDTGISSKAMGIMNSFVNDIFERIAGESSRLAHYNKRSTITSREIQTAVRLLLPGELAKHAVSEGTKAVTKYTSSK; translated from the coding sequence ATGCCTGAACCAGCTAAGACCGCGCCCAAGAAGCGATCCAAGAAAGCCGTGACCAAGACGGCAGGGAAAGGCGGCAAGAAGCGCAGAAAGACCAGGAAGGAGAGTTACGCCATCTACGTGTACAAAGTCCTGAAGCAGGTGCACCCCGATACCGGGATCTCCTCTAAGGCCATGGGCATCATGAACTCGTTCGTCAACGACATTTTTGAGCGCATCGCCGGTGAGTCTTCTCGTCTGGCTCACTACAACAAGCgctccaccatcacctctaGGGAGATCCAGACTGCCGTGCGTCTGTTGCTTCCCGGAGAGTTGGCCAAGCACGCCGTGTCTGAGGGCACGAAGGCCGTCACCAAGTACACCAGCTCCAAGTAA
- the LOC113663766 gene encoding histone H2A-like, whose translation MLYDRVLEEQRCYFGVVLTTYLNYKMSGRGKTGGKTRAKAKTRSSSAGLQFPVGRVHRLLRKGNYAERIGAGAPVYLAAVLEYLTAEILELAGNAASDNKKTRIIPRHLQLAVRNDEELNKLLGGVTIAQGGVLPNIQAMLLPKKSEKAVKTK comes from the coding sequence ATGTTATATGACAGAGTGCTAGAAGAACAGCGCTGTTATTTCGGTGTTGTTCTTACAACGTATCTGAACTACAAGATGAGTGGAAGAGGCAAAACCGGCGGGAAAACTAGGGCTAAGGCCAAGACTCGTTCATCCAGTGCCGGACTGCAGTTCCCCGTGGGTCGTGTGCACAGGCTTCTGCGTAAAGGTAATTACGCTGAGCGCATCGGTGCCGGCGCTCCGGTTTACTTGGCCGCCGTGCTCGAGTATCTGACTGCTGAGATCCTCGAGTTGGCCGGTAATGCCGCCAGTGACAACAAGAAGACCCGTATCATTCCCCGTCACCTGCAGCTCGCTGTGCGTAACGACGAGGAGCTGAATAAACTGCTCGGAGGAGTGACCATCGCTCAGGGAGGTGTACTGCCCAACATTCAGGCCATGCTTCTGCCCAAGAAGTCCGAGAAAGCCGTCAAGACCAAGTAA
- the LOC113663749 gene encoding tubulin alpha-1B chain-like, which yields MRECISIHVGQAGVQIGNACWELYCLEHGIQPDGQMPSDKTIGGGDDSFNTFFSETGAGKHVPRAVFVDLEPTVIDEVRTGIYRQLFHPEQLITGKEDAANNYARGHYTIGKELIDLVLDRCRKLADQCTGLQGFLVFHSFGGGTGSGFTSLLLERLSVDYGKKSKLEFSIYPAPQVSTAVVEPYNSILTTHTTLEHSDCAFMVDNEAIYDICRRNLDIERPTYTNLNRLISQIVSSITASLRFDGALNVDLTEFQTNLVPYPRIHFPLATYAPVISAEKAYHEQLSVAEITNACFEPANQMVKCDPRHGKYMACCLLYRGDVVPKDVNAAIGNIKTKRSIQFVDWCPTGFKVGINYQPPTVVPGGDLAKVQRAVCMLSNTTAIAEAWARLDHKFDLMYAKRAFVHWYVGEGMEEGEFSEAREDTAALEKDYEEVGVDSIEGEGEEEGEEY from the exons ATG CGTGAGTGCATCTCTATCCACGTGGGCCAGGCCGGTGTCCAGATTGGCAATGCCTGCTGGGAACTCTATTGTCTTGAACACGGCATCCAGCCGGACGGACAGATGCCCAGCGACAAAACCATCGGAGGTGGAGACGATTCCTTCAACACTTTCTTTAGTGAGACTGGAGCTGGAAAACATGTCCCCAGGGCTGTgtttgtggatctggagcctactGTCATAG atGAGGTGCGTACTGGAATATACCGCCAGCTGTTTCATCCTGAGCAACTCATCACAGGAAAGGAGGACGCTGCTAACAACTATGCTCGTGGTCACTACACCATTGGCAAGGAGCTGATTGACCTGGTACTGGACAGGTGCCGGAAACTG GCTGATCAGTGTACAGGGCTTCAGGGTTTCCTGGTTTTCCACAGCTTTGGTGGTGGAACCGGTTCTGGTTTCACCTCCTTGCTGTTGGAACGCCTGTCTGTTGACTACGGTAAAAAGTCCAAGCTGGAGTTCTCTATCTACCCAGCTCCCCAGGTGTCTACAGCTGTGGTGGAGCCCTACAACTCCATCTTGACGACACACACCACCCTAGAGCACTCTGACTGTGCCTTTATGGTAGACAATGAAGCCATCTATGACATTTGCCGTAGAAACCTAGATATTGAGCGTCCTACTTACACCAATCTCAATAGGCTTATTAGCCAGATTGTGTCCTCAATCACTGCATCTCTCCGTTTCGATGGTGCCCTCAATGTCGATCTTACTGAATTCCAGACCAACTTGGTGCCCTACCCCCGTATTCATTTCCCACTGGCCACCTATGCTCCAGTAATCTCTGCAGAAAAGGCTTACCACGAGCAGCTCTCTGTGGCCGAAATCACAAACGCCTGCTTTGAGCCCGCCAATCAGATGGTAAAATGTGACCCACGTCACGGCAAGTACATGGCCTGCTGCCTGCTGTACCGTGGTGATGTGGTGCCCAAAGATGTGAATGCTGCAATCGGCAACATAAAGACAAAGCGTAGCATCCAGTTTGTTGACTGGTGTCCCACTGGGTTCAAGGTGGGCATCAACTACCAGCCCCCCACTGTGGTTCCAGGCGGAGACCTGGCCAAGGTGCAGAGGGCCGTGTGCATGCTGAGCAACACCACGGCCATTGCCGAGGCCTGGGCCCGTCTCGATCACAAGTTTGATCTGATGTATGCCAAGCGTGCCTTCGTGCACTGGTATGTGGGTGAGGGTATGGAGGAGGGCGAGTTCTCTGAGGCCAGAGAGGACACGGCTGCCCTGGAGAAGGATTATGAAGAAGTTGGTGTTGACTCCATTGAAGGTGAGGGAGAAGAAGAGGGAGAGGAGTATTAA
- the LOC113663763 gene encoding histone H2A-like, whose product MLANKRDVVMLYDRVLEEQRCYFGVVLTTYLNYKMSGRGKTGGKTRAKAKTRSSRAGLQFPVGRVHRLLRKGNYAERVGAGAPVYLAAVLEYLTAEILELAGNAARDNKKTRIIPRHLQLAVRNDEELNKLLGGVTIAQGGVLPNIQAVLLPKKTEKAVKTK is encoded by the coding sequence ATGTTAGCCAATAAGAGAGATGTCGTGATGTTATATGACAGAGTGCTAGAAGAACAGCGCTGTTATTTCGGTGTTGTTCTTACAACGTATCTGAACTACAAGATGAGCGGAAGAGGCAAAACTGGCGGGAAAACTAGGGCTAAGGCCAAGACTCGTTCATCCAGGGCTGGACTGCAGTTCCCCGTGGGTCGTGTGCACAGGCTTCTGCGTAAAGGTAATTACGCCGAGCGCGTCGGTGCCGGCGCTCCGGTTTACTTGGCCGCCGTGCTCGAGTATCTGACTGCTGAGATCCTCGAGTTGGCCGGTAATGCTGCCCGTGACAACAAGAAGACCCGTATCATTCCCCGTCACCTGCAGCTCGCTGTGCGTAACGACGAGGAGCTGAACAAACTGCTCGGAGGAGTGACCATCGCTCAGGGAGGTGTACTGCCCAACATTCAGGCCGTGCTGCTGCCCAAGAAGACCGAGAAAGCCGTCAAGACCAAGTAA
- the LOC113663762 gene encoding histone H2A-like — MLANKRDAVMLYDRVLEEQRCYFGVVLTTYLNYKMSGRGKTGGKTRAKAKTRSSRAGLQFPVGRVHRLLRKGNYAERVGAGAPVYLAAVLEYLTAEILELAGNAARDNKKTRIIPRHLQLAVRNDEELNKLLGGVTIAQGGVLPNIQAVLLPKKTEKAVKTK, encoded by the coding sequence ATGTTAGCCAATAAGAGAGATGCCGTGATGTTATATGACAGAGTGCTAGAAGAACAGCGCTGTTATTTCGGTGTTGTTCTTACAACGTATCTGAACTACAAGATGAGCGGAAGAGGCAAAACCGGCGGTAAAACTAGGGCTAAGGCCAAGACTCGTTCATCTAGGGCCGGACTGCAGTTCCCCGTGGGTCGTGTGCACAGGCTTCTGCGTAAAGGTAATTACGCCGAGCGCGTCGGTGCCGGCGCTCCGGTTTACTTGGCCGCCGTGCTCGAGTATCTGACTGCTGAGATCCTCGAGTTGGCCGGTAATGCCGCCCGTGACAACAAGAAGACCCGTATCATTCCCCGTCACCTGCAGCTCGCTGTGCGTAACGACGAGGAGCTGAACAAACTGCTCGGAGGAGTGACCATCGCTCAGGGAGGTGTACTGCCCAACATTCAGGCCGTACTTCTGCCCAAGAAGACCGAGAAAGCCGTCAAGACCAAGTAA
- the LOC113663785 gene encoding histone H4, with protein MSGRGKGGKGLGKGGAKRHRKVLRDNIQGITKPAIRRLARRGGVKRISGLIYEETRGVLKVFLENVIRDAVTYTEHAKRKTVTAMDVVYALKRQGRTLYGFGG; from the coding sequence ATGTCTGGTAGAGGTAAAGGTGGTAAGGGACTCGGCAAAGGGGGCGCAAAGCGTCATCGTAAGGTCCTTCGCGATAACATCCAGGGAATCACTAAGCCGGCTATTCGCCGTCTGGCTCGCCGTGGCGGTGTTAAGCGTATTTCCGGCCTGATTTACGAAGAGACTCGCGGTGTGCTGAAAGTCTTCTTGGAGAACGTCATCCGCGACGCCGTCACCTACACCGAGCACGCTAAAAGAAAGACCGTCACCGCCATGGATGTGGTGTACGCTCTGAAACGCCAGGGACGCACTCTGTACGGCTTCGGCGGATAA
- the LOC113663783 gene encoding histone H1-like translates to MAEVAPAPAAAPAKAPKNEAASRTNKTGPSVGELIVKAVSSSKERSGVSLAALKKALAAGGYDVEKNNSRVKLAVKGLVTKGTLVQTKGTGASGSLKLNKKQTEVKKPAKKAAPKATKATAKKHAAAKKPKKVAAKKPAAKKSHKKTKKPVAAVKKATKSPKKAKKPATPKKAAKSPKRAKKPATPKKVKAVKPKAAKAKKAPKKK, encoded by the coding sequence atggctgaAGTCGCTCCCGCTCCCGCCGCTGCGCCTGCCAAAGCGCCCAAGAATGAGGCAGCTTCGAGGACCAACAAAACAGGCCCTAGCGTCGGCGAGCTCATCGTCAAAGCGGTTTCCTCGTCCAAGGAGAGAAGCGGCGTGTCTCTTGCCGCCCTGAAGAAAGCTTTGGCTGCCGGCGGATACGACGTGGAGAAGAACAACTCTCGCGTCAAGCTCGCCGTCAAGGGCCTCGTTACTAAAGGCACTCTGGTGCAGACCAAAGGGACCGGCGCGTCTGGATCTTTAAAGCTGAACAAGAAGCAGACCGAAGTGAAGAAGCCTGCAAAGAAAGCCGCGCCCAAAGCGACAAAGGCAACCGCCAAAAAGCACGCCGCGGCTAAGAAGCCCAAGAAAGTAGCGGCCAAGAAACCCGCAGCCAAGAAGTCTCacaagaagacaaagaagcccGTCGCTGCCGTCAAGAAAGCCACCAAAAGCCCCAAGAAGGCCAAAAAGCCGGCGACCCCCAAGAAAGCAGCCAAGAGCCCCAAGAGGGCCAAAAAGCCGGCGACCCCCAAGAaggtaaaggctgtaaagcccaAAGCAGCGAAGGCCAAAAAGGCTCCCAAGAAGAAGTAA